A single region of the Streptomyces sp. NBC_01262 genome encodes:
- a CDS encoding DLW-39 family protein: MKKILLVALAAIGGLLVYRQIQADRAEQDLWTEATDSVPAGSGASV; this comes from the coding sequence GTGAAGAAGATTCTCCTGGTCGCACTGGCCGCCATCGGCGGTCTCCTCGTGTACCGCCAGATCCAGGCGGACCGCGCTGAGCAGGACCTGTGGACGGAGGCGACGGACTCCGTTCCGGCGGGTTCCGGCGCGAGCGTCTGA